The genome window ATCGTCGCCATGACCGACGTCAGCCTCTCCGGATACCTGGTGCCGGTGAAGAACATGCCCGCCTTCCTGCGCACGATCTCGACCGCCTCCGCCATTCGCCACTATCTCACCGCGCTGCGGTCGATCATGCTCAAGGGGGCCGGCCTCGACGTGATCTGGCCGGAGGTGCTGGCCATGACGGGGCTGGCTATCCTCGCGGGCACCATCTCCCTGCTGACCATCCATCATCGACTGGACTGATGGGCGGGAGAACGCCAAGGGCGTGCAACACGAGCGATCGCGTTGCACGCCCTCGATCCCACACCATGACCGGCGCGATCGATCAGCGGAACCCCTCCGGCGGAGGGGGAACGTCCACCGGCACGCCGCCGTGACGCAGCGAGTAGGTGGCCGACACGCCCACCGCGACGCTCATCCGCCCCGCCAGCGGCGTCGCCACCGGCTCCTTCCCATCCAGCACCATGTCCACGAAGTCCTTGCAGATCACCGGGTCCGCGCCGCCGTGCCCCCCGGCCGCGGGCTTTACCTCATAGGTGCGATCCGACAGCTCCCGCCATGTGTTGGAGCGGCGCGTCTTCACCCACACTTTCATGTCCGGCTCCGAGTTCTCCAGCCGCCCCTCCGTGCCGATGAACGTGTAATTGCGATGATAATCCGGTGTGAAGTGACATTGCAGATATGCCGCCTTGATCCCTCCCTCCAGCTCCATGATCACCACCTGATTATCCTCCACATCCACCTCCTGACGGAAGGCGCACTGAATCCGGCGGCTGAACATGACCTCCGTACACGTCTCCCGCTCCGGGCAGGTGGGGCAGGTCAGGTCATTGGGTTTGTCGCCGCCGAAGAAGTCGAGGCCGCCGAAAGCGGCCGTGCGCACGGCGTACCGCCCGGTGATCCAATGGATGATGTCGATATCGTGGGAGCCCTTCTGAAGCAACAGCGACGTGGTATTGCGCCGCAGCGCGTGCCAGTCATGGAAGTAGAAATCACTGCCGAAGCCCACGAAATGACGCACCCACACCGCCTTGATCTCGCCGATGACGCCCGAGTCCACGATCTCCTTCATGGTGCGGAACATGTTCATGTAACGCATGTTGAACCCCACCATGAGCCGCTTGCCCGAGCGACGCCATGCCTCCAGGATGCGATCGCATCCCTCCACGGTGATGGCCAGCGGCTTCTCGCAGAAGACATGCTTCCCGGCCTCCAGCGCGGCCACGGCATGCTCCTCGTGGCAGTAGTCGGGCGACGTGACCGCGACCGCGTCCACATCCGGCCGCGCCAGCAGCTCACGATAGTCCGTCGTGGTGAACGGATCGCCGCCGTGCTCGACCCGGAACGCCTCCAGGTGATCCGGGTTGATATCGGCGCCAGCCACCACCACCGAGCGGCCGCGAGGGTCGTGCCAGTAACGCCACAGGCCACCCCGACCGGCAACCCCGATCATGCCAATGCGCAACTGCGTCATCCCTGCCATCTTTCCTCCACGTACGAAGTCTGATGATCCCCCGCCTGAAAAACGAATGGCCCGTGCACACGGGCCATCCCCCAACACGTCCATCTCCGCTCAGGGCGCGTCCGAAAGTTCACCAGCAAGGTGCCCGGGGCATCCCACAGCCGCATGCTCCACAGAAACCTCTCTTTCCCGGTCTGCACCTGCCTCCCTCAGCCCTTTCCGCAGGGATCTGGGCCGAGGCCGGGCAGGTTGAAGGCGGGAGAAGGGCTTTTCCCGAAAGGGCTCCACCCCTCCGAGCTACCCCACGGCAGGAGCAACGAGATTCCTCAAACGCGCTCCCGGCATCACGTCAGCTTACGCGGACGCCCCGTCACCCAGATGGGGCTGGTCCAGGCCATCTCCCCATCCTCCTGCTCCACGCGCACATAATAGAAATGCTCCCCCAGATAATAGGGATCCACCCAGGTGAGCTCCACCTTGGAGTCCCGCCGGGATTGCGAGACCGCGGGGAAGAGCAGCCGATGAGCCGCCTCCTCGCGAAGAGGACGATTTTGCCCCTCCGCCCCACGCCCCCGGCTGGACGACCGCCCGCCACCCCCCGGGAACACCACGATGTCCTGGTTGTCCCGCACGATCGTCACCCGGGCGATGGGCGCGGTGCCCACCACGCGGATGTAGGCCACAGGCGGGATCGAGGTCTCGTACTCCTCGCCCATGAAATGGCCATCCATGCGGAAATCGACCAGCAGGCGGGCCAGGGTCGTGCCGTACACCCGCCGCGCCCGAAGCGCCTGGAACAGCGCCTCGCGAGTCAGCTCGGGAGCCAGCACGGCGGTGATCCCCGGACGATCCCAGTATTGCTGCCGCCGGTCACGTCGATAAGGCGTGGCAGGCTGTCCCAGATGATTGTCCGTCGAGGCCACGAGCCCCATCCGATACCCGCGCGCCAGCGCGGCCTGCACGGACAACGGATGAGGAGGATCGGTCCGCGTGTCCACCCGCCTGGGTGGCCATCTCTCCTGGGGCCCCCGCACCTGATAGATCTCGGCCAGCCGCTCCAGATGGGGGTCGTGCTGATCCCAGCGCATCGGATGGACCTGATCCATGGGATGGTGCGGGATCACGATCGCCTCGCGATCCGCCAGCGCGGCATACAACCCGTCGAGCGTCTTCGTGCGGGGATCCATGCAGCGGAAGAGGGGCTCCTCATCGCCCAGATAGAGGACATTCCGGTGTCCCCACGCGGAGAACCCCTGCGTGGACGCGGCCGACGAGGTCCACTCATAGGCCAGAAAGCTGACGAACCTCCCCGGATCGTTATGCTCCGCCGCCTTGCGCTGGGTGATGCGCCACTCTTCATCGGTCAGGTAGATGTCATGGTTGGTAGGGGCGGCGAAATCAAGCCCGACGACATCCCGGGCATACCAATAGACGTAATCCAGGTCGGAGCCGTCGGAGAGATCATCGTGGCGGTGCAGCTGAGTGTGCACATGGAGATCCCCGAAGTAGATGTGCATGTCCGGCAGCCATCCGACACCGATGGGGTTGCTGTGCCCCCGTCTGCGCCGGTCATCCCGGACGGCGATGGTGATCACCCCTGGTTGGGTCGCCACCCCGCTAAAGGTATGAGCACCCTGATCGGCCTCCGTGAAGCGGTAGGAGTCCGGCAGCTCCACGTGAGGCGCGTTGCAGGAAAAGCGCACCTCGCCGCGATAGCCGGTGACCAGGTTCCCCAACCGATCCACGGCGCGCACAGTGATCCGGAACGGCTCTCCCGGTCGAGCCGTCGCCGAAGCGTTCACCTCCAGCCGTACCGCCTCCTCAGCGACGAGCTGCACCGTGGGGGGATCGCGCAACAGCGCGTAGTCGCCAGAGCCCTGGGTATCCACCAGGAAGTAAAAGCGCTGCGGGCGCGGGGCGCCCCATTCAGGCACGTGCGTCCCCTGCCCGCCGTAGCGGGTATCCCCGTAGACCAGGGTGATGGTATCCCCCTTTTTGAGCGCGGCCTCGCGCAGTTCCACGACGACTCGGTGCAGCTCCCGCTGACGCTCCGTGAACAACACCGCCAGCTTTGCCCCCGGCCGGGAGCAGGTCATCGTCAGATAGCCCGCCCCCAACGGGTCCGTGGTCTGCACATCGGACCAGAAGACGACCCCGGTCGAGACCACCGGCAGTCGTACCTCCAGCCGGGCGCCGACGGGAAGCCCCGCCTCTCCCACCTGGTAGGTCAGGGTGAAGGTCCCCCAGCTGGAGACCCTTACCGAGTGATTCGGATGGATGAGCGCGCGCCCCAGACGGACCTCCGCCGGGGGAACGGAGGCCAGGCTGACGACGGGCCAGGATGTGAACGGAGGCTCCACGGCGGGGGGGATGCCCCGATCCACCGCCGGGAGGAAAAAGCGCCCCACCTCCATGATGGGGCCCTCCGCATCCTCATGGCCGGGAGCCAGCTCGCTCGCCTTCACCGCGGCGGGGCTCGCGAGCACTCCCAGAGCGGCGCGCAACAGCTCACGCCGGCTGACTACAAGCGACCAAATGCTTCCTTTCCTTCCTCTGTCCGAAGGCCCTTTCCCCATAGAGTCTCCGCGTTGAAAATTCCGTTGATCAGATCGATGCCGATGAAGCCTCGGCCCACGAGGCGATCGGGGCCTCCTCATATCCTCGTGACGAGGAGAGCCCCGAGAAGACGCGCCCCATTGGCATCAAGCGAAGCCGCATGGGCGCATGCCCTTAGAGCGTGCCTGGAAATTTACCGGCACGATGTTTTGAGGGGTCTCCCCCACCGACCAGCTCCACAGGGGGAGGTGTGGAGGGGTCCTCCCCCCCACGGAAATCCCACTTTATCCCCCCTGACACAAAGCTCCCCGGAGCTGGGAAGCCCCGGGGAGCTCACTTGTGCCCGCTGGACAGCTTAGCTTACCGGATGCAGCCGGCCGTCCAGGATCATGATGGTGACGAAGGAGTCGCTGTACGGGCTGTTCTTGTAGATGGGATCGTCGTCGGGCGGCCAGCCGGTCACCCGCACACCGTCCAGCGCCGGGTTGTTGCCGTAGCGCTCCCACAGCGGGACGATGGGCAGCAGCTTGTTGAAGGCCAGCGCCAGCTTGGTGATCATCTCCTTCTGGGCCGCCTCGTCCAGCCCCTCGGCGGAGGCGATCACCATCTCCTCCAGGTTCACCTCGCCCAGGCCCTCCACGTTCTGCTGGAGCGGGAAGTTCATGCCCTTCCCCTCAGCCGCCTGGACGTAGTTGTGGGTGAAGAAGTCCTGGACGAAGGCGAAGTGCGGATGCGGGTTGCCGGCGCCCCAGGCCCGGATGGCGATCTGGAACTTGCCCTGGTTGACCTCGATGGGATGCTGGGTGAAGGTCACGCCACGGAAGGTCGTCTTGATCCCGAAGGCCGTGAGCTGCTCGGCCAGGTTCTCCGCCGCCGCCGACCAGTCGGCGTACTCGGACGGCGCCGTCAGCTCGTACTCCATGCGGTTGCCCTGGTCGTCCACCCAGACGCCATCGCTGTCCCGCTTGAAGCCGATGCTGGTCAGGATCTCCTCGGCCTTGTCCGGATCGTACTTGTACTCCTCGAACTCGCCCAGCTTGTCCTCGGGGATCCAGAGCGGCACCAGGTTGTCGCTGAAGCCGGTCATGTAGATGGGGCGCTTGGCCGACTGACCCAGCGAGACCACGGCGTTGTCGTCCTTGTTCACCGCGTAGGCGAAGGCCTTGCGCACCTCCACCCGGTTCAGCGGGTAGATGTCGTGGTTGAAGTAGATGGCCGGGCCGGAGTAGATGGGCGCGCGGATGATGCGGATGCCCTGCTCGATGAACGCCTTCTCGGTGGCCGGCGGGAAGCCGTGGGTCGCGTAGTCCACCTCCTTGGCCATGACCACCGGGGTCACGTCCGGCGTCTCGCCGTTGTAGAGGACGATCTTGTCGAACTTGACCTGATCGGCGTCCCAGGCAGTGGGCACCTTCACCAGCGTCAACTGGGCCTCGGTGATGCTGTCGACATCGATCTTGTACGGCCCGCTGACGACCTGCTCCTCGGGACGGAAGTTGTTGAACTCCTGGAGCAGGTTCTGCCACTCCTCATCCTCGCGCGTCTTGCCCGCGGCGACCAGCTCATCGACCTTCTTGGCCCACTCGCCGTAGACGGAGCGGGCGACGATGTTGATCTCCCGCAGGACGTAGCGCGGGACGACGCTGGACGGCTTGGCCATGACGAACTTGACGGTGTAGTCGTCCACCTTCTCCACGCGGTCCAGGTAGCGCCAGACGACGTTGTTCATCAGCCGGGCGATGCTGTGGGTGACCAGCACATCATCCGCGTTGAAGTCCGTGCCGTCGCTCCACTTCACGCCCTGGCGCAGCTTGACGATCATCGTGTCCGGCGGGACGACCTCCCACTCGACACCCAGCAAGGGCATCCAGTCCCCCGTGGCCCACAGGTACATGGCCAACGGCTGCTCCATCAGCTCGTCATAGATGCCCAGGGTCAGGTTGTTGGTCACCCAGCGATTGAAGTGACCCACCGGCGGCACCTGATATGGCCATGCACCGTGGAACTCGCTCACGGTGGGCTTGGCTTCCTCGGCGGGCTTCTCCGCGGGGGCCGCTTCCTCAGCCGGCTTCTCTGCCGGGGGAGCCGGCGTGCTGGGAGCACAGGCCGCCAACACCGTACCCGCCGCAGCGATACCGGACAGACGGAGGAATTCACGTCGACTTAGCTTGCTCATAGGAACCTCCCTTTCCCAAAGATTTGGGGTATGCTAGCTTGGCGCAACGCGCCACGGACTCCGATATTCCACGATGATCCAACTTCAGAAGGGTACCCCCGGCGATCACCCCCTTTCCGCGTTCTATGTCATACCCAGTTATCCTCATCCGGGTCGCCACGAAGGGGCGGCGGGGCCATCCGCGGCCCGCTCAGGCGCCCGGCAATCAACGCCAACACGCCGATGATGATCGCGAAGAGAACGCCCACCAGCAACGACAGAACGCTCACGAAGAACTCCGCGGTGCCCCGAGGCACCACGAACAACAGCGCGCCGGATACCAGGATCACGTAGAAGGCGATGCGAAAGCCCGCTCGACCGATCTGAGGGTCCACCCCACATCCCCCTATGCGATGGCTTGCTGCCCCGCGTAGTAGCAGGCCGCCTGATGGCTCCCCGCGACGGCCTCCAGGGGAGGCCGCTCCGCATCACACACGCCCTCCCGGAACAGCGGACAGCGCGGGTGAAACGTGCATCCCGGAGGCAGAGCCAACAGGCTGGGGATATCCAGGCTGCGCAACTGCACCCGCTTCTTCTTGCGGGTCACCTCCGGGTCCGCCTCCGGCACGGCGGCCAACAACGCCTGGGTGTACGGATGGAGCGGCGAGTTGATCACCTGAGGCGTGGGCCCCACCTCCACGATCCGCCCCAGATACATCACGGCGATGCGTCCCCCCCAGGCGAAATACTTGGCCAGCGCCAGGTCATGCGTGATGAAGAGGAAGGTGACGCCGAAGCGTTCCTTCAGCCGATAGAGCATGTTGAGCAGGGACACCCGGATGGAGACGTCCACCATGGACACCGCCTCATCGGCCACGATGAAGGTCGGGTTCACGGTCAACGCCCGGGCCACCGACACACGCTGCCGCTGCCCGCCGCTCAACTGATGCGGATACTTGTCCAGGAAATCGTCCGGCGGCGTCAGATCCACGATCTCCATCAGCTCACGCACCCGCTCCCGGGCCTGTCGATGATTGGAAGCCTGCCCATGTCGAAACAGGGGTGCGCTCAAGATCCGATAAATCGTATGCGCAGGATTCAACGAGGCATAAGGGTCCTGATGAATGATCTGCACGCTCCGCCGATAATCCCGAAACACCTCTCGACCCAATCGCCAGATGTCCTGCCCCTTGAAGAGGATTCGCCCGGCCGAGGGCTGCAACAGGCCGGCGACCATCCTCCCCGTCGTCGTCTTCCCACATCCACTCTCGCCCACCAGACATACGATCTCGCCTTCGCTGATGGAGAGCGAGACATCATCCACTGCCGTGACTCTCTGCTTCCC of Chloroflexota bacterium contains these proteins:
- a CDS encoding Gfo/Idh/MocA family oxidoreductase, which produces MTQLRIGMIGVAGRGGLWRYWHDPRGRSVVVAGADINPDHLEAFRVEHGGDPFTTTDYRELLARPDVDAVAVTSPDYCHEEHAVAALEAGKHVFCEKPLAITVEGCDRILEAWRRSGKRLMVGFNMRYMNMFRTMKEIVDSGVIGEIKAVWVRHFVGFGSDFYFHDWHALRRNTTSLLLQKGSHDIDIIHWITGRYAVRTAAFGGLDFFGGDKPNDLTCPTCPERETCTEVMFSRRIQCAFRQEVDVEDNQVVIMELEGGIKAAYLQCHFTPDYHRNYTFIGTEGRLENSEPDMKVWVKTRRSNTWRELSDRTYEVKPAAGGHGGADPVICKDFVDMVLDGKEPVATPLAGRMSVAVGVSATYSLRHGGVPVDVPPPPEGFR
- a CDS encoding DUF3604 domain-containing protein; this encodes MRAALGVLASPAAVKASELAPGHEDAEGPIMEVGRFFLPAVDRGIPPAVEPPFTSWPVVSLASVPPAEVRLGRALIHPNHSVRVSSWGTFTLTYQVGEAGLPVGARLEVRLPVVSTGVVFWSDVQTTDPLGAGYLTMTCSRPGAKLAVLFTERQRELHRVVVELREAALKKGDTITLVYGDTRYGGQGTHVPEWGAPRPQRFYFLVDTQGSGDYALLRDPPTVQLVAEEAVRLEVNASATARPGEPFRITVRAVDRLGNLVTGYRGEVRFSCNAPHVELPDSYRFTEADQGAHTFSGVATQPGVITIAVRDDRRRRGHSNPIGVGWLPDMHIYFGDLHVHTQLHRHDDLSDGSDLDYVYWYARDVVGLDFAAPTNHDIYLTDEEWRITQRKAAEHNDPGRFVSFLAYEWTSSAASTQGFSAWGHRNVLYLGDEEPLFRCMDPRTKTLDGLYAALADREAIVIPHHPMDQVHPMRWDQHDPHLERLAEIYQVRGPQERWPPRRVDTRTDPPHPLSVQAALARGYRMGLVASTDNHLGQPATPYRRDRRQQYWDRPGITAVLAPELTREALFQALRARRVYGTTLARLLVDFRMDGHFMGEEYETSIPPVAYIRVVGTAPIARVTIVRDNQDIVVFPGGGGRSSSRGRGAEGQNRPLREEAAHRLLFPAVSQSRRDSKVELTWVDPYYLGEHFYYVRVEQEDGEMAWTSPIWVTGRPRKLT
- a CDS encoding twin-arginine translocation signal domain-containing protein, whose amino-acid sequence is MSKLSRREFLRLSGIAAAGTVLAACAPSTPAPPAEKPAEEAAPAEKPAEEAKPTVSEFHGAWPYQVPPVGHFNRWVTNNLTLGIYDELMEQPLAMYLWATGDWMPLLGVEWEVVPPDTMIVKLRQGVKWSDGTDFNADDVLVTHSIARLMNNVVWRYLDRVEKVDDYTVKFVMAKPSSVVPRYVLREINIVARSVYGEWAKKVDELVAAGKTREDEEWQNLLQEFNNFRPEEQVVSGPYKIDVDSITEAQLTLVKVPTAWDADQVKFDKIVLYNGETPDVTPVVMAKEVDYATHGFPPATEKAFIEQGIRIIRAPIYSGPAIYFNHDIYPLNRVEVRKAFAYAVNKDDNAVVSLGQSAKRPIYMTGFSDNLVPLWIPEDKLGEFEEYKYDPDKAEEILTSIGFKRDSDGVWVDDQGNRMEYELTAPSEYADWSAAAENLAEQLTAFGIKTTFRGVTFTQHPIEVNQGKFQIAIRAWGAGNPHPHFAFVQDFFTHNYVQAAEGKGMNFPLQQNVEGLGEVNLEEMVIASAEGLDEAAQKEMITKLALAFNKLLPIVPLWERYGNNPALDGVRVTGWPPDDDPIYKNSPYSDSFVTIMILDGRLHPVS
- a CDS encoding ABC transporter ATP-binding protein gives rise to the protein MPEALIELDHLSRTFGRGKQRVTAVDDVSLSISEGEIVCLVGESGCGKTTTGRMVAGLLQPSAGRILFKGQDIWRLGREVFRDYRRSVQIIHQDPYASLNPAHTIYRILSAPLFRHGQASNHRQARERVRELMEIVDLTPPDDFLDKYPHQLSGGQRQRVSVARALTVNPTFIVADEAVSMVDVSIRVSLLNMLYRLKERFGVTFLFITHDLALAKYFAWGGRIAVMYLGRIVEVGPTPQVINSPLHPYTQALLAAVPEADPEVTRKKKRVQLRSLDIPSLLALPPGCTFHPRCPLFREGVCDAERPPLEAVAGSHQAACYYAGQQAIA